The genomic segment GATTTAAGCCTCAGACCGCAAGTATTTGCTTCAGCAGGCTGCAAATGCACATTAAACTGCATCAATTCATCGCGGCGGAAGGCCAAAACTTCTACTTTGCCATTAGTCGGCTGGCTGGCCAGCAAGCCATCCAAATTACCGCCGGTCACACGTAAGTGATTCATTGCAATCAATAAATCGCCAGCAGACAAGCCCGACTGTTGCGCCGCACCACCATCCAGTACATGACTTAACTTTACAAAGCCCCCTTCAATACTGGTACGTACGCCAAGGCTATTGACCGCTTGCAATTCTTTATCTAACCAGCCGCCTTTATCCGCAGCACCCACTGCAGCACGCAATTGCCAATCCACACCAAAATCAGCCAGTAAAGCCTGCAGCGGCAGCTCGTCTGTAGAGCGTATCGCCGTATCAAAGAAGGGTTTCAAATCGAGACCACTCACTTCACTGGCCAGCGCTTCCCACGCCTCCTCCGCCACCCCTTCGCCACGAGTAGCAAAATCTTTGCCATAGCGCAGCCAGAGCGCCCGCATCACATCATCAAGCGATTTCTGCCCCGTTGTTTGCTGGCGAATCAGTAAATCAAGGCAGAGAGCTGTTAATGCACCTTTGGCGTAATAGCTAACCAAGCTATTGGGACTATTTTCATCCTGGCGATAAAACTTCACCCACGTATCAAAGCTGGATTCGGCTAAAGTTTGTTTTGTCCGACCGTGACTTCTTTGCACGCCGGTCACGGTTTGCGCCAATAAATCCAAATACTCCTGCGGGCTGATTAAACCTGTGCGCACCAGTGTTAAATCATCGTAATAAGAAGTCACACCTTCAAAAGCCCACAATAAACGTGTGTAGTTTTCCTGGCTTAAATCATAGGGTGCATAGGCAGCCGGTTTGATTCTTTTGACATTCCAGCTGTGAAAATACTCATGACTGCACAGCCCTAGAAATTGGCGATAGCCCGTTTTAACTTGTGTTTCATGCTCAAATGGCAAATCATCGCGATTACACATCAGCGCGGTGGATGAGCGATGCTCTAATCCACCATAACCATCACCCAGCGCCATAGTCATAAACAGATAGCGATCAAAAGGCGCAGGCTCGCCAAATAAACGAATCTGGTATTCGCAAATTTGTTTTAAATCTTTTTTCAAACGCTTTAAATCAGCATTATGCCGCCCGGCAATCACAATATCGTGGGGAATGCCGCAGGCTTTAAAACTGATTTGGCTAAATTCACCCATTTCTACCGGATGATCAATCAGCTCATCGTAATCTGCCGCCTGATAGCGGCCAAATTGCCCCTGTTTTGCGCCATGCGCGGGCAGCGTCGTGGCTATTTTCCAGTTTTTATATTCTTTTCCTTCCGGTGCAATGATTTCTACATTGCAGCTATTTTTTTCCTGCCCCTTCACCGCCAAAAAGACACTGGTGCCATTAAAAAAGCCCCGTGTCTGGTCTAAATACGCGCCTCTGACCGATAAATCCCACGCATATACGCTGTAGTGAATTTCTAATGGGCCATTCACGGGCTCCGCCTGCCAGGTATGCTTATCGCTTTTAGTCAGCGCCCGCGCTTTACCATCTGATTCGGCCCTGATTTCAACAATATTTCTGGCGAATTCCCTAATTAAATAACTGCCAGGAATCCAGGCAGGCAAATAGACGCACTGCCCTGCCGGATCTGGATTTTTAATGAAAATAGAAACATGAAAAAGATGTGCGTGCAAAGACGCAGGTGAAATTTTATAGGATATTGTCATGAATTATCTTTAAGCAAAAGTCGATAAAAACAGCAAATACACTGTGCGATTTACGCCTTTAAACAAGCATGGCGATGCAGTGCCCCGGCATAAATGCACCCATCAGCCTTTGAAGAAAGATGATCAGGATAAAACAAAGGCAATGAGTACATTACTTTAAGCACTGCAGATAGATAGAAAATCAACCCTGATATAAACCAACCTGATTACGTCCTGCATGTTTGGCCTGATAAAGAGCCTCATCAGCGGCATCAATTAATTGCTGCGCATCCATGCCATTTTTTAAAAGGGCAACGCCCGCGCTGAATGTGACCGGAAATTGAATATCGCCAGATAATTGAATCAGCTCAGTAAAACGAAGCCGCCAATGATCAATTTTTTGTGCTGCACGAATCATACTGGTTTCTGAAAAAACCACCGCAAACTCTTCTCCACCATATCGCCCAACAGCCCCTTCACCATTAATGGACTGACGTAATAAACGCGCCAGAATTTTAATCACTTTATCGCCGACAGCATGACCGTAACTATCATTAATCTTTTTAAAATGATCAATATCAACCATGGCAAAAGACAAAGAAAGCGCTTCTTTTTGCGAGCGTTTTACTTCCCGCTCCAGCCATTCAATAATATGCGTATGGTTTAATAATGCTGTAAGACTATCACAGCTCATCCAGCGCCGTAATGAGCGATAGCGCGCACAGGTCATCGCTACTGACGCCACCAGCTCTTCAGCGGGCATATTTTTTACCCAGAAATCGTCCCCCCCCATACTGCGCGCCATTAATTGCTTATTTCTATTTGTTTCTGTTGATAAAAAAACAATAGGAACGCTATCAAACTGAGTTTGCTGGCGGATGACTTTCGCCATTTCATCACCAGAACACTGAGGCATATACACATCCATCAGCACAATATCGGGCATAAACCGTTCAAGCGAGACAAATACATCCAATGGGTTTTTAATCTGCTGAACCTGCATATCGGCCTGCTGCAGAATATTGCCACTTGCCTTACCCATTGCTTCGGAATCATCGACTATCAGCACACGATAGGGCGTATTTTGTGTCTTTTCCAACAATACATCCAAGCGATCAATCAGCTTTTGAATATCGAGCGGAATATAAACAAAATCAGTCACACCCAATTTTACATAATGAATTTGCTCTACTACGGTGAGCTCCGAAGTCAGAAACAAAACCGGCCCGCGGGATAGCTTCTGCAGGCGGGGCAATATTTGCTCTGCGGAGCAATCTTCCAACCCTTCCTCTCCAAGCAAGACTGCAAATGGCGGCTCTGTATGCATGGCCACCAGCAAGGCACTCTGCTTCATATAAGACCGGCATTCAAAACCAAAGAAAGTCAGCTGTTTTGCTAATTCGGCACTTCCCTGAATCTGCTGCGCAGATAAATACACAATTGGTTTTTTTTGATCCGAATTCATATCGACAGCCTGGTGTTTATTAAAATCAGTCCTCTGCAAATATAAGCGCAAAAACAGCTTTTTGCGTGCTTTTAGCTGCAGCGGGGCAAAAACATAGTCTTCAGAATATCAGTCTTCCACGGTTTATCAGAGCTAGTCACCCATACTATTTTTTTGTTCGAACTGATGCAGTTGCCGCCGCCATTTTTTACTTGGGCGCCCTTCCCCCGCCGGATGCTCAAACCTTGGCGCAAGCTGACGAGCCTCTTTATCCCGCTCACGCTTAAGCATACTTTCTGCGTTTTCCTGATAAAGCCTACGTGCCGCTGGGGCGGGCCCGCGCTGCTCAGATAGTTCAAGTACAGCGATTTCATACTCGCCCTGCTCTGTACGAACACGTAAAGTATCGCCCACTTTAATCAAGCGGGCTGGCTTAACTCTTTGCTGGTTTAAATGCACATGCCCAGCGTCAATCGCTGCACTCGCTAGAGAGCGTGTTTTAAAAAAACGGGCTGCCCATAACCATTTATCGATACGAACACCGCTATCCATTTGATGCTCCTGAAACAAAAACACCCCGCAGCAGCGGGGTGTTGTGTATCCCGAAAACCGGAATAAAAGCTTAGTGTGTTTTAGCTTTAAAGTGACGACGACGTTCTGTTTCGTTTAAGTAACGTTTACGAATACGGATGCTTGTTGGTGTGATTTCTACCAATTCATCATCATCAATAAACTCAACCGCTGATTCCAGCGTCATTTTGATCGCTGTGGTCAAACGAACCGCTTCATCCGTACCGGAAGCGCGAACGTTAGTCAGTTGCTTACCCTTAACCGGGTTAACTACCAGATCGTTATCACGCGTGTGAATACCAATAACCATGCCTTCGTACAATTTGTCGCCTGGGGCTACAAACATACGGCCACGGTCTTCCAGCTTCCACAATGCGTAGGCAACTGCTTCACCATTTTCTTGAGAAACCAATACACCGTTATGACGGCCTGGCATGTCGGCTTTAGCCGGTGCGTAGTCATCAAAAACGTGGCCAATCAGGCCAGTACCGCGAGTCATGGTCATGAAATCGCCTTGGAAGCCAATCAGACCACGCGCAGGAATATGGTATTCCAGACGGGTACGGCCATTACCATCGGATTCCATATTGGTCAGCTCACCACGGCGGCGACCAATTTCTTCCATTACCGCACCTTGGTGTTCATCTTCAAGGTCGATAGACAGATTTTCATAAGGCTCACATTTAACGCCATCAATGTCTTTGTAAACAACGCGTGGTTTAGCCACGGCCATTTCAAAGCCTTCACGACGCATGTTTTCCAGCAGAATAGTCAGGTGCAACTCACCACGACCTGAAACGCGGAAGATATCAGCGTCTTCAGTTTCTTCAACTTTCAGAGCAACGTTAGTCAGCAGCTCTTTGGTCAGGCGGTCACGAATCTGACGGCTGGTCACAAACTTACCTTCAGTACCGGCTAATGGTGAAGTGTTCACCATAAAGTCCATAGTCAGTGTTGGCTCATCAATTGTCAGCATAGGCATGCCGACTGGCTGTTCTTTATCACAGATGGTTACACCGATACCGATCTCATCCAGACCAGAAATAATAATGATGTCACCAGCTTGTGCTTCTTCAACAGGTATACGCTCAAGCCCTTGGAAGCCCAGAACCTGATTGATACGGCCCTGACCCACTTGATTTTCGTGGTTCATTACCACAACAGCCTGACCTGGCTTGATACGACCATTCAAGACACGGCCAATCCCAAGACGACCGGTGTAGGTGGAGTAATCCAGCGCAGAAATTTGCAATTGCAATGGTGCTTCAGGATCACCAGTAGGAGCATGCACATGGCTCAGCACGGTATCAAACAGCGCACGCATATTATCGCTCTCGGTTTCGAGTTCGAGCTTAGCGTAGCCATTCAATGCAGAAGCGTAGATAACCGGGAAATCAAGTTGTTCGTCGGTTGCGCCAAGCTTATCGAACAAATCGAAAGTCTGGTCTACAACCCAATCCGGACGTGCGCCAGGACGGTCAATTTTATTAATAACAACAATAGGCTTCAGACCGAGTGCCAAAGCTTTTTTAGTTACGAAGCGAGTTTGTGGCATCGGGCCATCAACAGCATCAACGAGCAGCAATACGCCATCAACCATACCCAGAACACGTTCCACTTCACCACCGAAATCGGCGTGACCTGGAGTGTCAACCACATTGATATGGTAGCCTTCGTATTCAAGGGCGGTGTTTTTAGCCAGAATCGTGATACCGCGCTCTTTTTCGATATCATTACTGTCCATCACGCGTTCAGCAACTTGCTGGTTGTCGCGGAAGGTGCCGGATTGGCGGAGGAGTTTGTCAACGAGGGTAGTCTTACCGTGGTCAACGTGGGCAATAATTGCAATATTACGAATGGCGCGGGTTGTCATTGTCTGGGCTGCAGATTTTAAAAAAGTGCGCGATTGTACCACGCGAAGTGGATTTCGCGACTAAGTTCCGACGCTTTAGGAAATAATTCATATAAATCAGGCGATTACTGGTCTGAAATATTTCCACACCATGAATTTTCTGCAGAAAAACCACCCTTACTTACAAATTTACACCCTCCGGCTGCTGCGCTGCCACATGAAAAGCAAGCCCTGGCAGGCTAGCAGAACGCGAGCCTTCCTGAGGCAAATTGTTGCTGGCGTGATAGCTGTACACCAAAGAATATTTAGTCAAAGCCGTACGATTCCTGCTGGCAGC from the Iodobacter fluviatilis genome contains:
- a CDS encoding RNA-binding S4 domain-containing protein, with product MDSGVRIDKWLWAARFFKTRSLASAAIDAGHVHLNQQRVKPARLIKVGDTLRVRTEQGEYEIAVLELSEQRGPAPAARRLYQENAESMLKRERDKEARQLAPRFEHPAGEGRPSKKWRRQLHQFEQKNSMGD
- a CDS encoding M61 family metallopeptidase — translated: MTISYKISPASLHAHLFHVSIFIKNPDPAGQCVYLPAWIPGSYLIREFARNIVEIRAESDGKARALTKSDKHTWQAEPVNGPLEIHYSVYAWDLSVRGAYLDQTRGFFNGTSVFLAVKGQEKNSCNVEIIAPEGKEYKNWKIATTLPAHGAKQGQFGRYQAADYDELIDHPVEMGEFSQISFKACGIPHDIVIAGRHNADLKRLKKDLKQICEYQIRLFGEPAPFDRYLFMTMALGDGYGGLEHRSSTALMCNRDDLPFEHETQVKTGYRQFLGLCSHEYFHSWNVKRIKPAAYAPYDLSQENYTRLLWAFEGVTSYYDDLTLVRTGLISPQEYLDLLAQTVTGVQRSHGRTKQTLAESSFDTWVKFYRQDENSPNSLVSYYAKGALTALCLDLLIRQQTTGQKSLDDVMRALWLRYGKDFATRGEGVAEEAWEALASEVSGLDLKPFFDTAIRSTDELPLQALLADFGVDWQLRAAVGAADKGGWLDKELQAVNSLGVRTSIEGGFVKLSHVLDGGAAQQSGLSAGDLLIAMNHLRVTGGNLDGLLASQPTNGKVEVLAFRRDELMQFNVHLQPAEANTCGLRLKSLEDNLSITRNAWLKG
- the typA gene encoding translational GTPase TypA, yielding MTTRAIRNIAIIAHVDHGKTTLVDKLLRQSGTFRDNQQVAERVMDSNDIEKERGITILAKNTALEYEGYHINVVDTPGHADFGGEVERVLGMVDGVLLLVDAVDGPMPQTRFVTKKALALGLKPIVVINKIDRPGARPDWVVDQTFDLFDKLGATDEQLDFPVIYASALNGYAKLELETESDNMRALFDTVLSHVHAPTGDPEAPLQLQISALDYSTYTGRLGIGRVLNGRIKPGQAVVVMNHENQVGQGRINQVLGFQGLERIPVEEAQAGDIIIISGLDEIGIGVTICDKEQPVGMPMLTIDEPTLTMDFMVNTSPLAGTEGKFVTSRQIRDRLTKELLTNVALKVEETEDADIFRVSGRGELHLTILLENMRREGFEMAVAKPRVVYKDIDGVKCEPYENLSIDLEDEHQGAVMEEIGRRRGELTNMESDGNGRTRLEYHIPARGLIGFQGDFMTMTRGTGLIGHVFDDYAPAKADMPGRHNGVLVSQENGEAVAYALWKLEDRGRMFVAPGDKLYEGMVIGIHTRDNDLVVNPVKGKQLTNVRASGTDEAVRLTTAIKMTLESAVEFIDDDELVEITPTSIRIRKRYLNETERRRHFKAKTH
- a CDS encoding diguanylate cyclase, with product MNSDQKKPIVYLSAQQIQGSAELAKQLTFFGFECRSYMKQSALLVAMHTEPPFAVLLGEEGLEDCSAEQILPRLQKLSRGPVLFLTSELTVVEQIHYVKLGVTDFVYIPLDIQKLIDRLDVLLEKTQNTPYRVLIVDDSEAMGKASGNILQQADMQVQQIKNPLDVFVSLERFMPDIVLMDVYMPQCSGDEMAKVIRQQTQFDSVPIVFLSTETNRNKQLMARSMGGDDFWVKNMPAEELVASVAMTCARYRSLRRWMSCDSLTALLNHTHIIEWLEREVKRSQKEALSLSFAMVDIDHFKKINDSYGHAVGDKVIKILARLLRQSINGEGAVGRYGGEEFAVVFSETSMIRAAQKIDHWRLRFTELIQLSGDIQFPVTFSAGVALLKNGMDAQQLIDAADEALYQAKHAGRNQVGLYQG